From the genome of Streptomyces spinoverrucosus:
GGACGTCCGCGCCGGCCTCGGTGAGCCCCTCGGCGACGAGTTCGCCGGCGAAGGGCTCCATGCGGTTCAGCAGGCCCTTGCCGCGGACCAGGACGGTGACCTGGGAGCCGAGGGCCTGAAACACGGTGGCCATCTCGGTGGCGACCACACCACCGCCCACGACGATCAGCCGACCGGGCACCTCCTTGGCGCTGGTCGCCTCCCGGCTGGTCCAGGGCCGCACGTCGGCGAGTCCGGGCAGGTCGGGCAGCTGCGCGCGGCTGCCGGTGCACACGGCGACGGCGTGCCGGGCGGTGAGGGTGTGCCGCTCGCCGTCGGGGCCGGTCACGACGACCGTGCGGGTTCCGGCGAGGCGGCCGTGGCCCCGGTAGAGATCGGCTCCGATGCCGTCGAGCCACCGGACCTGGCCGTCGTCCTTCCAGTGGGAGGTGTAGTAGTCCCGGTGGGCGAGGACCGCGGGCGCGTCGAGGTCGCCCCGCACCGACTGGCGCAGGCCCGGCACGCGGCGGGCATCCGCGCGGGCGATGACCGGGCGCAGCAGGGCCTTACTGGGCATGCAGGCCCAGTACGAGCATTCGCCGCCGACCAGCTCGCTCTCCACGACCGCGGTGGACAGGCCGGCCGCGCGGGTGCGGTCGGCGACGTTCTCCCCCACGGGCCCGGCACCGAGCACCACGACGTCGTAGGCGATGGGTTCCTTTTCCGTCATGGGCTCAGTCTGGTGGGCGGTGTGGCGGGTGGCCATATGGGTACGCGCGCCGTTACATGATCGGCCACGCGCGGAATACCCGACGGTCCGCCCGTGTTTCCGCCGACGGCTTCGCCCCCACACCAGGAAGTAGGGATCACGCCATGAGCCAGACTGTGGAGCTCACCAAGGAGAACTTCGACCAGACGGTCACGGACAACGACTTCGTCCTGATCGACTTCTGGGCGTCCTGGTGTGGGCCGTGCCGTCAGTTCGCCCCGGTGTACGAGAAGGCGGCGGAGGAGAACCCGGACCTGGTGTTCGGGAAGGTGGACACCGAGGCGCAGCCGGAGCTGGCCGCCGCCTTCGGGATCCAGTCGATCCCCACGCTGATGATCGTGCGCGACCGGGTCGCCGTGTTCGCGCAGCCGGGCGCCCTGCCCGAGGCCGCGCTGGCCGACGTCATCGGCCAGGCCCGCAAGCTGGACATGGACGAGGTCCGCAAGGCGGTCGAGGAGCAGCAGGGCGACGCGCAGTAGCGCGGGCTTTCCACACGTCCAGCTAGAAGGGGTACGTCGCCACGTCCGCGCGTACCGTCGTCCAGCGCAGGTCGGTGAACGCCTCCAGGTTGGCCTCGCCGCCGAAGCGGGCGCCGGTGCCGGACGCGGCGACCCCGCCGAAGGGCGCCACCGCCTCGTCGTTCACGGTCTGGTCGTTGATGTGGACGATGCCGGTCGGGATCCGCTCGGCCAGTTCGAGTCCGCGCGCCGCGTCACGGGTGACGATGCCCAGGGAGAGCCCGTACGGGCTGCGCGCGGCGAGGTCGGCCGCCTCCTCGACGCCCTTGAAGGGCCGTACGGGCGCGACCGGGCCGAACACCTCCTCCACGTAGGCGGGGGTGTGGTCGTCGACGTCGGCGAGGACGGTCGGCCGATAGAACAGGTGCTCGTAGCTGCCGCCGGCGGCCAGCCGGGCGCCGTCGGCCCTGCTCGACTCCACCAGGCCGTGCACCCTGGCCAGTTGGTCGCGGTCGATGACCGGCCCGAGGTGGACCCGGGCGCGGTGCGGGTCGCCCACGGTCAGCGAGTCGGCCCGGGCGGCGAGGCGCTCGACGTACTCCTCGTACAGCGACTCGTGCACCAGGTGGCGGCCGGTCGTCATGCAGATCTGACCCTGGTGGAAGAACGAGCCCCACGCGGCCGTGGTGATCACCGCGTCCAGGTCGGCGTCGTCGAGCACGATCAGGGCGGAGTTCCCGCCGAGTTCCAGGTGGGCGCGCTTGAGGTGGCGCCCGGCGGTCTCGCCGACCGCGCGGCCGGCCGCGGTGGAGCCGGTGAAGGAGATGACCGGCACACGCGGGTCGGCGACCAGCGCCTGCCCCGTTTCCGGGCCGCCCGGCAGCACGTGCAGCAGGTCCTCGGGCAGCCCCGCCTCCGCGAGGACGGCGGCGAGGCAGAACCCGCCGCAGACGGCGGTGCGCGGGTCCGGTTTCAGCAGGACGGCGTTGCCGAGCGCCAGGGCCGGGGCGACGGACCGGACGGCCAGGATCAGCGGGGCGTTGAAGGGCGCGATCACGCCCACGACGCCGGACGGGACCCGCCGGGTGTACGACAGCCGGGGCACCTCGCTGGGCAGGACGTGCCCGGTCGGGCGGGAGGCCAGCCCGGCGGCCTCGTAGCACTCCTGGGCGGCGACGTGCAGTTCGAAGTCCGCCTTGCCGGGGATCGAGCCGGACT
Proteins encoded in this window:
- a CDS encoding benzaldehyde dehydrogenase; translation: MPLLDPTTWQPRAPAGDEYAVIEPATGDTLGHARLATAEDIASAAEAALVAQREWARVPHFVRAGVLRRAGDLFSAHAGELREWLVRESGSIPGKADFELHVAAQECYEAAGLASRPTGHVLPSEVPRLSYTRRVPSGVVGVIAPFNAPLILAVRSVAPALALGNAVLLKPDPRTAVCGGFCLAAVLAEAGLPEDLLHVLPGGPETGQALVADPRVPVISFTGSTAAGRAVGETAGRHLKRAHLELGGNSALIVLDDADLDAVITTAAWGSFFHQGQICMTTGRHLVHESLYEEYVERLAARADSLTVGDPHRARVHLGPVIDRDQLARVHGLVESSRADGARLAAGGSYEHLFYRPTVLADVDDHTPAYVEEVFGPVAPVRPFKGVEEAADLAARSPYGLSLGIVTRDAARGLELAERIPTGIVHINDQTVNDEAVAPFGGVAASGTGARFGGEANLEAFTDLRWTTVRADVATYPF
- the trxA gene encoding thioredoxin; this translates as MSQTVELTKENFDQTVTDNDFVLIDFWASWCGPCRQFAPVYEKAAEENPDLVFGKVDTEAQPELAAAFGIQSIPTLMIVRDRVAVFAQPGALPEAALADVIGQARKLDMDEVRKAVEEQQGDAQ